From a single Ciconia boyciana chromosome 6, ASM3463844v1, whole genome shotgun sequence genomic region:
- the LOC140653356 gene encoding proto-oncogene Mas-like produces MNTSTISIFLPNATSQAHGTNQSGAVGKTEPSYAVLKFMESFCLISAACGMVGNGMVLWYLGFRIRRNHFTVYILNLAAADFGYLLCIAIETVQYLMQFNVGVQFGIFLFLDLFMYGTGLYLLTTISIERCLSVLCPIWCRSHRPKHLSAIISGLLWGLSLLLNTLGYVLCTVRPSARSCHLLLISIGALDFLFCTPLMLLFSLTLFLRVKCSSQHHRTGRLFTVIMLTVLFFLIFAVPLSVLILFDFLGYKFLYSPEIGFVLSCVNSSLNPVIYFVVGSYRDRRIKFTLRLAFQRAFEDSADDKDERETRDTITMSS; encoded by the coding sequence atgAATACTTCAACTATATCAATCTTCCTTCCAAATGCAACCAGCCAGGCTCATGGGACTAATCAGAGTGGGGCTGTGGGAAAGACAGAGCCATCATATGCTGTCCTCAAGTTCATGGAGAGCTTCTGCCTCATCAGCGCTGCCTGTGGGATGGTGGGAAATGGCATGGTCCTTTGGTACCTTGGCTTCCGCATCCGGAGAAACCACTTCACTGTCTACATCCTGAACCTGGCCGCTGCCGACTTTGGGTATCTCCTCTGCATCGCCATTGAGACGGTTCAGTACCTGATGCAGTTCAACGTCGGGGTGCAGTTCGGGATATTCCTCTTCCTGGATCTTTTCATGTATGGGACGGGCTTGTATCTCCTGACCACCATCAGCATTGAGAGGTGCCTGTCCGTCCTCTGTCCAATCTGGTGCCGAAGCCACCGCCCAAAGCACTTGTCCGCCATCATCTCCGGCCTGCTCTGGggtctctccctgctgctgaacACGCTCGGGTATGTTTTGTGTACCGTTCGCCcctctgccaggagctgccaTCTCCTGCTCATCTCCATCGGAGCCTTGGACTTCCTCTTCTGCACGCCCCTCATGCTGCTCTTCAGCCTGACCCTCTTCCTTAGAGTCAAATGCAGCTCCCAACACCACCGAACAGGCAGGCTCTTCACCGTCATCATGCTCACCgtcctcttcttcctcattttcGCTGTGCCTCTGAGCGTCCTGATCCTCTTTGACTTCTTGGGCTACAAATTTCTCTACTCCCCGGAGATCGGCTTTGTGCTGTCCTGCGTGAATAGCAGTCTCAACCCTGTCATTTACTTCGTTGTGGGGAGCTACAGGGATCGGAGAATCAAGTTCACCCTCAGGCTGGCGTTCCAGAGGGCCTTTGAAGATTCAGCAGATGACAAAGATGAACGGGAAACCCGTGACACAATAACTATGTCCTCCTAA